A single window of Danio rerio strain Tuebingen ecotype United States chromosome 15, GRCz12tu, whole genome shotgun sequence DNA harbors:
- the relb gene encoding transcription factor RelB isoform X2 codes for MPTSVSVLCGHVSLPHTKGKQSHTLLSASHSHWLLFVKLCGLPASSPCFFWLFSAPLCNSLSFDQVPTAHADGMAAMQSIRGAKGSSQRRGLASVATQRRIPQQTGTEHLEMFLEKPDLVVVEQPKERGMRFRYECEGRSAGSILGASSTDSNKTLPAIEIQGPIDNIKKVMVTVSLVTKDIPYRPHPHCLVGKDCTDGICVIHINPHSNRRHSFANLGIQCVRRKELDASLQKRRNKNIDPFNTGHSKSIEDMDMNVVRLCFQCELEQKNGDRITLNPVVSNPIYDKKATTTAELKINRLNVIRGPCTGKTEIYMLCDKVQKDDIEIIFSIEDWEAKAEFAQTDVHRQIAIVFKSPPFREQDILEETEVNVCLRRMSDRMDSEPVKFTYVPDNADPYGVNRKRKMKTDVKFSESCNIPQSQDLLMNDPGTSQQFDPFYPTPECNVSSAPIAVPLQDGGIQMPSLTVEEMFYNEDFKQEDGCISMDQEALSSFLLQCLGPHGSDQVYNQLSSELNLVLDGADINVNQTMLNMASINDAHFSQMVSENQPYPADLENIEEFMFSSVKTENNPDL; via the exons ATGCCCACTTCGGTTAGCGTTCTCTGTGGTCATGTTTCTCTCCCGCACACAAAAGGCAAACAGTCACATACCCTCCTCTCTGCCTCACATTCTCATTGGCTGCTTTTCGTCAAGCTATGCGGGCTTCCTGCTTCTTCACCATGCTTCTTCTGGCTCTTCTCAGCGCCTCTTTGT AATTCACTCAGCTTTGACCAGGTCCCCACTGCGCACGCTGATGGTATGGCAGCGATGCAATCCATTCGAGGTGCTAAAGGGTCATCTCAGCGACGGGGACTGGCATCTGTAGCAACCCAGCGTCGTATTCCTCAGCAGACAGGTACAGAACATCTGGAGATGTTTCTGGAAAAGCCAGACCTGGTGGTGGTGGAGCAGCCCAAGGAGCGCGGCATGCGTTTCCGCTATGAGTGTGAGGGGCGTTCAGCAGGCAGCATCCTTGGAGCCTCCAGCACAGACTCTAACAAGACCTTGCCTGCCATTGAA atccaaGGGCCTATTGACAATATCAAGAAAGTCATGGTCACGGTGTCTCTTGTGACAAAGGACATCCCATACCGTCCACACCCCCACTGCTTGGTCGGGAAAGACTGTACAGATGGCATTTGTGTCATACACATTAATCCTCACAGTAATCGTCGTCACAG TTTTGCAAATCTTGGCATCCAGTGTGTGCGGAGGAAAGAACTAGATGCCTCACTTCAGAAGAGGAGGAATAAAAATATCGACCCTTTTAACA CGGGGCACAGTAAGAGCATAGAAGACATGGACATGAACGTGGTCAGACTGTGTTTTCAGTGTGAGCTGGAACAAAAGAACGGAGATAGGATCACTCTCAATCCTGTGGTTTCCAACCCCATTTACGACAAGA aGGCAACCACTACTGCAGAGCTGAAAATCAATCGGCTTAATGTGATTAGAGGACCCTGCACGGGAAAGACAGAGATTTACATGCTCTGTGACAAAGTGCAAAAAG ATGACATTGAGATCATTTTCAGCATCGAGGACTGGGAGGCCAAAGCAGAGTTTGCTCAGACAGATGTCCATAGACAAATAGCTATTGTCTTCAAGTCGCCACCATTCCGGGAGCAGGATATTTTGGAAGAAACGGAGGTGAATGTGTGTCTGCGCCGCATGTCTGATCGGATGGACAGTGAGCCTGTCAAGTTCACCTATGTTCCAGACAATGCAG ATCCCTATGGAGTGAACCGCAAGAGGAAAATGAAAACTGATGTGAAGTTCAGCGAGTCCTGCAACATTCCTCAAA gtCAAGACTTGCTCATGAATGATCCTGGCACATCTCAACAATTTGATCCATTCTACCCCACCCCAGAGTGTAATGTCTCGAGTGCTCCCATCGCAGTCCCTCTTCAGGATGGTGGCATCCAAATGCCATCTCTAACTGTGGAGGAGATGTTCTATAACGAAGACTTTAAACAAGAGGACGGTTGTATTAGCATGGACCAAGAGGCTTTGAGCTCCTTCCTCCTCCAGTGCTTGGGTCCGCATGGTTCTGACCAGGTCTACAACCAACTCAGTTCTGAATTAAACCTTGTTTTGGATGGCGCAGATATAAATGTTAACCAAACAATGTTAAACATGGCATCCATAAACGATGCACACTTCAGTCAGATGGTGAGTGAGAATCAGCCTTATCCAGCAGATCTGGAGAACATTGAAGAGTTCATGTTCTCCTCTGTGAAGACTGAGAACAACCCGGACCTTTGA
- the relb gene encoding transcription factor RelB isoform X1 encodes MKDMNIPNGKAANGDLELDLINEYLLEKTNKELTITLPGPPPPPVDQDIQAVNPPPRNRRTTNNPVLVSRGTAPQNSLSFDQVPTAHADGMAAMQSIRGAKGSSQRRGLASVATQRRIPQQTGTEHLEMFLEKPDLVVVEQPKERGMRFRYECEGRSAGSILGASSTDSNKTLPAIEIQGPIDNIKKVMVTVSLVTKDIPYRPHPHCLVGKDCTDGICVIHINPHSNRRHSFANLGIQCVRRKELDASLQKRRNKNIDPFNTGHSKSIEDMDMNVVRLCFQCELEQKNGDRITLNPVVSNPIYDKKATTTAELKINRLNVIRGPCTGKTEIYMLCDKVQKDDIEIIFSIEDWEAKAEFAQTDVHRQIAIVFKSPPFREQDILEETEVNVCLRRMSDRMDSEPVKFTYVPDNADPYGVNRKRKMKTDVKFSESCNIPQSQDLLMNDPGTSQQFDPFYPTPECNVSSAPIAVPLQDGGIQMPSLTVEEMFYNEDFKQEDGCISMDQEALSSFLLQCLGPHGSDQVYNQLSSELNLVLDGADINVNQTMLNMASINDAHFSQMVSENQPYPADLENIEEFMFSSVKTENNPDL; translated from the exons ACCTGGAGCTAG ACTTAATAAATGAGTATCTATTGGAGAAGACAAACAAGGAGTTGACAATAACGCTGCCTGgtcctcctcctccacctgtgGATCAGGACATCCAGGCAGTTAATCCACCGCCCAGGAACAGGCGAACCACCAACAATCCAGTGCTGGTATCTAGAGGAACAGCTCCACAG AATTCACTCAGCTTTGACCAGGTCCCCACTGCGCACGCTGATGGTATGGCAGCGATGCAATCCATTCGAGGTGCTAAAGGGTCATCTCAGCGACGGGGACTGGCATCTGTAGCAACCCAGCGTCGTATTCCTCAGCAGACAGGTACAGAACATCTGGAGATGTTTCTGGAAAAGCCAGACCTGGTGGTGGTGGAGCAGCCCAAGGAGCGCGGCATGCGTTTCCGCTATGAGTGTGAGGGGCGTTCAGCAGGCAGCATCCTTGGAGCCTCCAGCACAGACTCTAACAAGACCTTGCCTGCCATTGAA atccaaGGGCCTATTGACAATATCAAGAAAGTCATGGTCACGGTGTCTCTTGTGACAAAGGACATCCCATACCGTCCACACCCCCACTGCTTGGTCGGGAAAGACTGTACAGATGGCATTTGTGTCATACACATTAATCCTCACAGTAATCGTCGTCACAG TTTTGCAAATCTTGGCATCCAGTGTGTGCGGAGGAAAGAACTAGATGCCTCACTTCAGAAGAGGAGGAATAAAAATATCGACCCTTTTAACA CGGGGCACAGTAAGAGCATAGAAGACATGGACATGAACGTGGTCAGACTGTGTTTTCAGTGTGAGCTGGAACAAAAGAACGGAGATAGGATCACTCTCAATCCTGTGGTTTCCAACCCCATTTACGACAAGA aGGCAACCACTACTGCAGAGCTGAAAATCAATCGGCTTAATGTGATTAGAGGACCCTGCACGGGAAAGACAGAGATTTACATGCTCTGTGACAAAGTGCAAAAAG ATGACATTGAGATCATTTTCAGCATCGAGGACTGGGAGGCCAAAGCAGAGTTTGCTCAGACAGATGTCCATAGACAAATAGCTATTGTCTTCAAGTCGCCACCATTCCGGGAGCAGGATATTTTGGAAGAAACGGAGGTGAATGTGTGTCTGCGCCGCATGTCTGATCGGATGGACAGTGAGCCTGTCAAGTTCACCTATGTTCCAGACAATGCAG ATCCCTATGGAGTGAACCGCAAGAGGAAAATGAAAACTGATGTGAAGTTCAGCGAGTCCTGCAACATTCCTCAAA gtCAAGACTTGCTCATGAATGATCCTGGCACATCTCAACAATTTGATCCATTCTACCCCACCCCAGAGTGTAATGTCTCGAGTGCTCCCATCGCAGTCCCTCTTCAGGATGGTGGCATCCAAATGCCATCTCTAACTGTGGAGGAGATGTTCTATAACGAAGACTTTAAACAAGAGGACGGTTGTATTAGCATGGACCAAGAGGCTTTGAGCTCCTTCCTCCTCCAGTGCTTGGGTCCGCATGGTTCTGACCAGGTCTACAACCAACTCAGTTCTGAATTAAACCTTGTTTTGGATGGCGCAGATATAAATGTTAACCAAACAATGTTAAACATGGCATCCATAAACGATGCACACTTCAGTCAGATGGTGAGTGAGAATCAGCCTTATCCAGCAGATCTGGAGAACATTGAAGAGTTCATGTTCTCCTCTGTGAAGACTGAGAACAACCCGGACCTTTGA
- the relb gene encoding transcription factor RelB isoform X3: MKDMNIPNGKAANGDLINEYLLEKTNKELTITLPGPPPPPVDQDIQAVNPPPRNRRTTNNPVLVSRGTAPQNSLSFDQVPTAHADGMAAMQSIRGAKGSSQRRGLASVATQRRIPQQTGTEHLEMFLEKPDLVVVEQPKERGMRFRYECEGRSAGSILGASSTDSNKTLPAIEIQGPIDNIKKVMVTVSLVTKDIPYRPHPHCLVGKDCTDGICVIHINPHSNRRHSFANLGIQCVRRKELDASLQKRRNKNIDPFNTGHSKSIEDMDMNVVRLCFQCELEQKNGDRITLNPVVSNPIYDKKATTTAELKINRLNVIRGPCTGKTEIYMLCDKVQKDDIEIIFSIEDWEAKAEFAQTDVHRQIAIVFKSPPFREQDILEETEVNVCLRRMSDRMDSEPVKFTYVPDNADPYGVNRKRKMKTDVKFSESCNIPQSQDLLMNDPGTSQQFDPFYPTPECNVSSAPIAVPLQDGGIQMPSLTVEEMFYNEDFKQEDGCISMDQEALSSFLLQCLGPHGSDQVYNQLSSELNLVLDGADINVNQTMLNMASINDAHFSQMVSENQPYPADLENIEEFMFSSVKTENNPDL, from the exons ACTTAATAAATGAGTATCTATTGGAGAAGACAAACAAGGAGTTGACAATAACGCTGCCTGgtcctcctcctccacctgtgGATCAGGACATCCAGGCAGTTAATCCACCGCCCAGGAACAGGCGAACCACCAACAATCCAGTGCTGGTATCTAGAGGAACAGCTCCACAG AATTCACTCAGCTTTGACCAGGTCCCCACTGCGCACGCTGATGGTATGGCAGCGATGCAATCCATTCGAGGTGCTAAAGGGTCATCTCAGCGACGGGGACTGGCATCTGTAGCAACCCAGCGTCGTATTCCTCAGCAGACAGGTACAGAACATCTGGAGATGTTTCTGGAAAAGCCAGACCTGGTGGTGGTGGAGCAGCCCAAGGAGCGCGGCATGCGTTTCCGCTATGAGTGTGAGGGGCGTTCAGCAGGCAGCATCCTTGGAGCCTCCAGCACAGACTCTAACAAGACCTTGCCTGCCATTGAA atccaaGGGCCTATTGACAATATCAAGAAAGTCATGGTCACGGTGTCTCTTGTGACAAAGGACATCCCATACCGTCCACACCCCCACTGCTTGGTCGGGAAAGACTGTACAGATGGCATTTGTGTCATACACATTAATCCTCACAGTAATCGTCGTCACAG TTTTGCAAATCTTGGCATCCAGTGTGTGCGGAGGAAAGAACTAGATGCCTCACTTCAGAAGAGGAGGAATAAAAATATCGACCCTTTTAACA CGGGGCACAGTAAGAGCATAGAAGACATGGACATGAACGTGGTCAGACTGTGTTTTCAGTGTGAGCTGGAACAAAAGAACGGAGATAGGATCACTCTCAATCCTGTGGTTTCCAACCCCATTTACGACAAGA aGGCAACCACTACTGCAGAGCTGAAAATCAATCGGCTTAATGTGATTAGAGGACCCTGCACGGGAAAGACAGAGATTTACATGCTCTGTGACAAAGTGCAAAAAG ATGACATTGAGATCATTTTCAGCATCGAGGACTGGGAGGCCAAAGCAGAGTTTGCTCAGACAGATGTCCATAGACAAATAGCTATTGTCTTCAAGTCGCCACCATTCCGGGAGCAGGATATTTTGGAAGAAACGGAGGTGAATGTGTGTCTGCGCCGCATGTCTGATCGGATGGACAGTGAGCCTGTCAAGTTCACCTATGTTCCAGACAATGCAG ATCCCTATGGAGTGAACCGCAAGAGGAAAATGAAAACTGATGTGAAGTTCAGCGAGTCCTGCAACATTCCTCAAA gtCAAGACTTGCTCATGAATGATCCTGGCACATCTCAACAATTTGATCCATTCTACCCCACCCCAGAGTGTAATGTCTCGAGTGCTCCCATCGCAGTCCCTCTTCAGGATGGTGGCATCCAAATGCCATCTCTAACTGTGGAGGAGATGTTCTATAACGAAGACTTTAAACAAGAGGACGGTTGTATTAGCATGGACCAAGAGGCTTTGAGCTCCTTCCTCCTCCAGTGCTTGGGTCCGCATGGTTCTGACCAGGTCTACAACCAACTCAGTTCTGAATTAAACCTTGTTTTGGATGGCGCAGATATAAATGTTAACCAAACAATGTTAAACATGGCATCCATAAACGATGCACACTTCAGTCAGATGGTGAGTGAGAATCAGCCTTATCCAGCAGATCTGGAGAACATTGAAGAGTTCATGTTCTCCTCTGTGAAGACTGAGAACAACCCGGACCTTTGA